A genomic window from Candidatus Methylomirabilota bacterium includes:
- a CDS encoding MFS transporter — translation MSGPRTSLAVAALTMAVENGTVMAFSVLYLPLVAEFGEGRGMVAMVQSGVVLLGGLGAPLAGAALDRWGPRRLFQGGAALAALGLLWASQVQSLPWLVLAYGVVAGAGLSFLASQPNMVVVAQWFPRRRAQAIALADLGTPAGVFLLVPLTQLLVDRLGWRTSLQILAALLVVLVIPANALQRQPPAAAPAVGAGARSLRTALRTPTFWWLALLRFFAGLGFTLVNTHAVAAAVGAGIPPLQAAAALGSVSVVSLGGRLGVGWLADRLGPAPALTVSYSSGLAGIGCLGALVATGRWEWLAAFVGFYGLAQGSSGIVATAAATAAFHGQAVGVITGWIAVASGPGEALGAWGGGALYDWTGGYRAALGLSAAALVTGVAAIWQVRARAWTP, via the coding sequence ATGAGCGGGCCGCGCACCAGCCTGGCGGTCGCGGCGCTCACCATGGCCGTCGAAAACGGGACCGTCATGGCCTTCAGCGTCCTCTACCTCCCGCTCGTCGCCGAGTTCGGCGAGGGGCGCGGGATGGTGGCGATGGTCCAGTCCGGCGTCGTCCTCCTGGGCGGCCTCGGCGCGCCGCTGGCCGGGGCCGCCCTCGACCGCTGGGGGCCCCGCCGGCTGTTCCAGGGCGGCGCCGCCCTCGCCGCGCTCGGCCTCCTCTGGGCCAGCCAGGTCCAGAGCCTGCCGTGGCTCGTCCTGGCCTACGGCGTGGTGGCGGGCGCCGGGCTCTCGTTCCTCGCCAGCCAGCCGAACATGGTCGTCGTGGCCCAGTGGTTCCCGCGCCGCCGCGCCCAGGCCATCGCGCTGGCCGACCTCGGGACCCCGGCCGGCGTGTTCCTGCTGGTGCCTTTGACGCAGCTCCTGGTCGACCGCCTCGGGTGGCGGACGAGCCTCCAGATCCTCGCCGCGCTCCTGGTCGTGCTCGTCATCCCCGCCAACGCCCTCCAGCGCCAGCCCCCCGCCGCCGCCCCCGCCGTTGGCGCGGGCGCGCGGTCGCTCCGGACGGCGCTCCGGACGCCGACCTTCTGGTGGCTCGCGCTCCTGCGATTCTTCGCGGGGCTCGGGTTCACGCTCGTCAACACGCACGCGGTGGCGGCGGCCGTCGGCGCCGGGATCCCGCCGCTCCAGGCGGCGGCCGCCCTGGGCAGCGTGAGCGTGGTGAGCCTGGGGGGGCGGCTCGGGGTCGGCTGGCTCGCGGACCGGCTCGGCCCCGCGCCCGCGCTCACGGTGAGCTATTCGAGCGGCCTCGCCGGGATCGGCTGTCTCGGCGCGCTGGTCGCCACCGGCCGGTGGGAGTGGCTCGCCGCGTTCGTCGGCTTCTACGGGCTCGCCCAGGGGAGCAGCGGCATCGTGGCGACCGCCGCCGCCACCGCGGCCTTCCACGGCCAGGCGGTGGGCGTCATCACCGGGTGGATCGCGGTCGCCAGCGGCCCCGGAGAGGCGCTGGGCGCCTGGGGCGGCGGCGCCCTCTACGACTGGACGGGCGGCTACCGGGCGGCCCTCGGCCTCTCGGCGGCCGCCCTCGTCACGGGCGTCGCCGCCATCTGGCAAGTACGGGCGCGGGCCTGGACGCCGTGA